The Plasmodium brasilianum strain Bolivian I chromosome 6, whole genome shotgun sequence genomic interval acatCCAACTGTAAAGTTGTATACAGTTCAAAATATAAGGgaataaagaatatatatatatatatatatatacatacgtgtgTACGAAGAAATTTAAGTGAATAGGCCTTTTCtgttttttgtaattatatataactaaaacCATGtttaatagaaaattatttaaacgGAAAgtattattcataataatgtaccttatttgttcatactaaaaatttacaattctagaataattttatgtagtTTAATTTCATAAGccatattattaaatataaaatttactcTTCAAAATACttgaaaataattcttaaaatagtatttaataaacaacattttgaaaaattttctcAAATAGTATAGTGGGAATGTTCAAATAATTCAACTGTAAGAAATCAaatttccatttatttttatcacgTTGGTTAATCTGTACAAAAATTGTGTATGCATTATTGAAATATGCACTCTCAAAAATACAGTGTAacttcttaaaaatatttcgaaTTTTAAATAGAAGATTCCATTCATTAATTACTAGatataagtaatataaaataattaccccttccgtacatacatatattagtgctattctatttttttaatttttagttatttttcatttcgcCTGTTGTATGTAATTGTTCGTCTTTATAGTATTCATTAAAatcaattaatattaatttaaataacacagtaattattaaaagtaataataatatattttaactttatatTTCCCTGTGTTCATATGTTGTAGTAAGCACATCACTTCCATTATTTGTGTTATAATAACAaagtttaaatattataacttttacaataattaatatatttttgtagcccaaattaataatatcatgtttttcatttatatggattaataaataactatgaatattatgagattaattaaaaaaataaataaaaatatatatatatatatattatatatatatatatatataatatcattatacGAGTTGCATGTCCGCATAttgtataattaattattaagtTGTCAGacttcttatttattatcttCATTAAAATGGAATTCattttccattattattacatatatagcttttttttttttaattcactTTATAAGAATTTCTTAACGAATCAATGTATAAcggatatattatattttctatgaatttttacataatgcattttttttttttgctagcTTTAATTATTGCGTcataaagaaaatttgttcttaattaaaatttttcgaTATAATTCTgtgtttgtatttttattttattttgctttatattattttatatcattttatattatattattctgttttattttattctgttgtattttattttgttctattttatcccgttgtattttatttagttttatattatgatgttttattttactttatattattttgtttcatttttcttcatggttattttgttttttatgattgttttattttattttttaattttttataatgacTGCATGTGAATTacagaatgaaaaaaagacattCATTAGATTAGATGGACAGCCAAAAATTgattcattttataataaggATGGTTTATTATTGAGAACATATGGATGGCTTGTAAGAAATGTCAtaggtattatatattaattcatgGTTTACAATCACATGCAAGAATGtcctttttaaaacataacgTCGAAATTGTAAATAATGATAAGGTTCTAttaaaagatgaaaataattttcatgttTATAAAGACGGTTGAATAGAACATTTTAACAATGATAGATATTCAATATTTGGTTTAGATTTGCAAAGACATGGAGATTATCTGATGGATGCAACAATTTGTgtctaaatataaataaatttgatGATTTTGTTCATGATGTAAttcaatttattaataaaatacatgaaACATCCAGTATAGTTGATTATGTAGATTGTACAAAATGGGATAATaggaagggaaaaaaaaataaaaacaataataatagtaatagtaataataaaaaactttCTATTTACTTAGTTGGTTTATCAATGGGAGGAAACATTATATTACGGATATTATAACTATTAGgaaaagtaaataataataacactTCAAACCTAAATATTAAAGGATGCATATCATTATATGGGATGATTTCTGTTGATCAATTACCATCACCTAAGTCCTTTGCATTTAACTATATCTTTATGTTAATATCAAAGTGCGCTGCAAGAATTTTTCCGACAGCTCGACTTTTATCTATATACcgttataaaatgtattcatATGTTAATGATGTtcaaaattttgataaaattcGAAGCAAAAAGGGTATAACGGTTATATTTGGTTATGAACTTTTAACagatatgtataatttagaaaatgaTATGAAACATATTCCTAAAGATATCCCTATACTGTTTGTTCACTCAAAACAAGACAGTGTATGTCGTTATAGAAGTGtgtcatcattttttaatagacttaataatgataataaggAGTTACATACGTTAGAGAAAATGGATCATAAAATAGTTGTTGAGCCTGGAAatgagaaaattataaaaaaaatcttcTACTGGATTGATGGTTTACATAAGGAATAAGTGGTAATTTATAGCCAAGTTTATAATATACTCATTCATTTCTTATGGAAAACACATTTAATGTAATACCTTTTAGGTTGAGGGTTTATATTTTACGTTTTAGTGTTACAATTTTGGTGGTAAGATTTCAATAAATGATATCAGggtaattaatataattatttttaaatgaagaggattttttttttttttatcatatatgcGATAACGTGTAAAAAATCGTTgtagtatataattttttagtttataCTATGTAATGGTTAATTTACTATTAacgtaaaattatataggtcctattaacatatacatttaatatttaagatAACAAATTGTCATAGatttaattgaaaataaaaaccgtgaagtaaatttttcacgtcatgtaaatatttttttatattaaaagaaagaagGTAGTTTTCtcttaaactttttttttttttttttttttattgaatataatcattattttatatatgtcaagaagacacataaatataaagtaaatataaattttaattagagataaaaatgaaggaGTACAAATGAAAATTGAATGCGGGAAATACATCTGGATCAAATATGCTTTGGATATTTTTTcagaatatgtatataaaaactatgaagaataagaaaaagtaaaatataatacatatgttGTGATAAATAATgctaaataataaaaatatggaaagTGTTATGTAGTATGAACATAATATTACCTTTGAGGGAACTGAAAAATTTGGACGTATTCAATATTAAGGAAACTATTTATACtgttgtaatatattattatcttaAATAATGTATTCATTGAATTCATATTTTGCGAAGGTATTTacttttgtacattttttataataaaatgattttaGTTTTTTAGGGTAAATTCTTTAATCTTTAagtatgtattttataaattgttCTAATTATACTGAGAAAATTTCTCTCCcccaaaaaatataatataatataataaaatataataaatcataataaaattataaataagtaaaatgaaatgtgtttttttgtttttttggtttataattcattttttctatatgaAGTCTATAAACCTCTCTTGTGAGTAGTTTCAGGAATAATATTGAAATtagctatttttattatagttGTAATTCTTGAAATggaattatatttcattttttgtattttatattaatcatgtatttcttttaacagagacatatatatgaaatttattaGTCATGTATTTTTGGAACAAGTTAGTGGATAACTGTAATAGCATATTACTTTAACTATGTAAGATCCGCTGTACTAAGTCATGAGAAtccttataatatatttttaaatattttattttacgcACATTGTGAATAACagtaatatgtatgtaaattattaatattattttatatttacattaaaaagAAACAGGCGTGTATTTCAGTGAtacatatttcattttattttgttatttattgtattaattatgataaaaattaaaaataaacacaaTCAATGAATATTGTGATAGTGAGATGAACCATACAGACGAAATGTTTATTATTGAAGGATATTTTTTCCCATTATAAACGTGACATAAGCAACAAAATGTTTATAACTTCTTCCACGTTTTAATCCAACTTCttatattaaatgttttaatatgAGCGTAGAAATATATCTCTAATTCAAGAAAGCAATTACTCATgtaataatgtattatatatatatatatatatatatatatatattttttttttttataatttatttactcaaaataagaaattttattaatataaaaataaacatatttttttttaaataacgaatgggtattttaattttaatagtGTACTTCTCTTCGTTAATAAACGGACaacaaaaacaatataaataatattaataatatattaatttagaTATCTGATATAAAATGAACGTAGTaagatatatacattaagtatattatataaatctaTAGAAAGAGAtatgctatttttttatatagatGATGGAGAAGTTTaggaaaatgaagaatatatTGAAGGGaatgataaataatttcGAAAATTAACTGATGATATAGTACCagacaaatatattatgataagATCTAATACTGAAAATTTTACTAACGTTTTATATCAAGAAGAGAATTTATTATaagaacaaaatttttaaaaatgcgGGAAAATATAACATGGTATATCAATGgtagaatatttaaaaaatgcaaaacCTTATTAtggaatatttataaaatatatatcatatttcataaaaaaagtaaaattatatacccATTAAATTAGATTTACATATCggaatgaaatataaaaatgaaagtaaGAGTTTTATGCATGAAAAactatagaaaaattaaaaagattactaaatagtattaaatattttcctcttattttgttatgtcttgtattttaattgttattTTCAATAGGTAATTTTTAGGgagtttgtttattttttggaaCATTATCTTATATAACGACATTTTGTATTAtgttcaaatttttaaatattcattaattttgtaGATCTTAtggaaaatttaataatctGAAATTTTTTTGAGATTAGTAATATTCTATATTATGTTAAGctctaaaaaattattatcgCAAATCTTTTAATTTGAGTAGTGtaagaatatttaatatatatgttccaAAGAATATACATAGGTATATTCCTAGTATGTATGCAatttatacgtataatatatatggtattaaatgtaataattcaTGATcacaaattaatttaaaacaattttgTGAACACCACTTTTTTGAACATCTCTCtctgtaatttattttttttcatttttcatttgcatatttcttattaggaatatataaaatttttttttttgcttgaTTATGAGTTATTTAAATTTCAATGTTAACTAAAATGTAGATGtcagtttattttttgaaaaatatatatatttaattttattacataattcatataactctgatttttcttattatagaTGTGATATATATCACTACATACTACacagtaaaatatttaatttttaatacgTCTCCTTATGTTTTGTATTTatgattttaaaattaatcttttaataattaataattaataattaataataatttgaacTTTTAAAAACGCTCATTTATGAGAGCGCGTATAATGTTTTGTctaatttgtattatatgtttaatacTTTTTAGATTATTAGATGTGCAAgaatgttatatatgtattatatactttcttattttatttttctttatcttatTTCTCTATAATAAAAGTTTAACTCCACTGTTATTTTTGTGTGCTTTAATATTAATCATACTGTTGCTGTATATAACCCATGTTATTTTCCCCGGAATAACTCCATACTTTA includes:
- a CDS encoding lysophospholipase, producing the protein MTACELQNEKKTFIRLDGQPKIDSFYNKDGLLLRTYGWLIFNIWFRFAKTWRLSDGCNNLCLNINKFDDFVHDVIQFINKIHETSSIVDYVDCTKWDNRKGKKNKNNNNSNSNNKKLSIYLVGKVNNNNTSNLNIKGCISLYGMISVDQLPSPKSFAFNYIFMLISKCAARIFPTARLLSIYRYKMYSYVNDVQNFDKIRSKKGITVIFGYELLTDMYNLENDMKHIPKDIPILFVHSKQDSVCRYRSVSSFFNRLNNDNKELHTLEKMDHKIVVEPGNEKIIKKIFYWIDGLHKE